In Nitrosophilus labii, the following proteins share a genomic window:
- a CDS encoding sensor histidine kinase, protein MLSMIYEPIITLIIALSFFILVGITIRYFIVLRALNRYKYAIENRNYLSYQSFPSELKSIIFMCNKKLFNLQLQNDGLKQFNLYLAHEIKRPLTRILMSIEHISNLELDRLHKELLQTIKIIDRLLYLSNYYNLNTINRICINEVIQDIIHSLQSDIKITFLQNGLIHIHGDKDLIKIALQNIIGNAIKYSTERKKILIVLHSHKKNFLIIKDWGAGIQKSNYKKIFQFSYQESSFSQGYGIGLALAKWILDYHGLTIKIYSKKGYGTRVKIMF, encoded by the coding sequence ATGTTATCAATGATATATGAACCTATTATAACTCTCATAATAGCACTATCTTTTTTTATTTTAGTTGGTATTACAATAAGATATTTTATTGTATTAAGAGCATTAAATAGATATAAATATGCTATTGAAAATAGAAACTATTTATCTTATCAAAGCTTCCCAAGTGAACTAAAATCCATAATATTTATGTGCAACAAAAAGTTATTTAATTTGCAACTCCAAAATGATGGATTAAAACAGTTTAATCTCTATTTGGCCCATGAAATAAAAAGACCGTTAACTCGTATATTGATGAGCATAGAACATATAAGCAATCTTGAATTAGACCGTTTACATAAAGAATTACTTCAAACTATTAAAATAATTGATAGACTCCTTTATCTTTCAAACTACTATAATTTAAATACAATAAATCGTATCTGTATCAATGAAGTTATTCAAGATATTATTCACTCTTTACAATCAGATATTAAAATCACATTTTTGCAAAATGGCTTGATACATATTCATGGAGATAAAGATTTGATAAAAATAGCACTTCAAAATATTATAGGAAATGCCATAAAATATTCAACAGAGAGAAAAAAGATCTTGATTGTTTTACATTCACATAAAAAAAACTTCTTAATAATCAAGGATTGGGGAGCTGGAATTCAAAAATCTAATTATAAAAAAATTTTTCAATTTTCTTATCAAGAAAGTAGTTTCAGCCAAGGATATGGTATAGGACTAGCCCTTGCAAAATGGATACTTGATTATCATGGTTTGACTATAAAAATATATAGCAAGAAAGGTTATGGGACAAGAGTCAAGATTATGTTTTAA
- a CDS encoding MBL fold metallo-hydrolase has translation MQLKYKPMGQYQTNCYIVTINDRDIIIDPGVGATSWIEKNVKNPVAILNTHGHFDHVWSNAEVKKIFNIPIFIHHKDAFFLENDQFSMGKPKSKADFLVNNEDIIDLEGIRFRFLHFPGHTPGCCVIEFEEAWFSGDFIFRGSIGRVDFPYSNPEDMKKSLLRFKEIRYDKPVYPGHGEPTTIKNEQKHVDYWLRAI, from the coding sequence ATGCAACTAAAATATAAACCTATGGGCCAATATCAAACAAACTGCTATATAGTAACAATAAATGATCGAGATATTATCATAGATCCAGGAGTCGGTGCAACATCTTGGATAGAAAAAAATGTAAAAAACCCTGTAGCCATCTTAAATACACACGGACATTTCGATCATGTCTGGTCAAACGCAGAGGTAAAAAAGATATTTAACATTCCTATCTTTATTCACCATAAAGATGCGTTCTTTTTGGAAAATGATCAGTTTAGTATGGGAAAACCGAAAAGTAAAGCTGATTTTTTAGTAAACAACGAAGATATAATTGATTTAGAAGGTATAAGATTTAGGTTTTTACACTTTCCTGGACATACTCCAGGATGTTGTGTAATAGAGTTTGAAGAGGCCTGGTTTAGTGGAGATTTTATATTCCGTGGAAGCATTGGAAGAGTAGATTTTCCATATAGTAATCCTGAAGATATGAAAAAAAGCCTTTTAAGATTTAAAGAGATTAGATATGACAAACCAGTATATCCGGGCCATGGTGAACCAACTACTATAAAAAACGAACAAAAACATGTGGATTACTGGCTAAGGGCTATATAA
- a CDS encoding TIGR01458 family HAD-type hydrolase translates to MIKGLLLDMGGVLYEGDKIIDGAFEAIEELKKDYKIRFLSNSSRATPKSLIEKLKKFGFDIDESELFTALSAAKLFLKNRKSSAYIIATEEAKNYFEELKEFEQNFVLVCDAYKNFSYDSLNEAFRLLEKDFSFITTNINRYFKDSDGMLSLDAGGFVKCLEYASGKVAKVLGKPNCEFFSLAIKSMGVEKNEVLMVGDDIEGDILGAKACWLKTVMVKSGKFKKEDLLKGKPDFLIDSIKDLPKLLKEI, encoded by the coding sequence ATGATTAAAGGGCTTTTGCTTGATATGGGTGGAGTTTTGTACGAAGGAGATAAAATCATTGATGGCGCTTTTGAGGCGATAGAGGAGTTGAAAAAAGATTATAAGATCAGGTTTTTGTCAAATAGTAGTAGAGCAACTCCTAAATCACTTATTGAAAAATTGAAAAAATTTGGATTTGATATCGATGAAAGTGAGCTTTTTACGGCTTTAAGTGCAGCAAAACTCTTTTTGAAAAATAGAAAATCTTCCGCTTATATAATAGCTACTGAGGAAGCTAAAAACTATTTTGAAGAGCTTAAAGAGTTTGAACAAAATTTTGTTTTAGTGTGTGATGCATATAAAAATTTTTCATACGACTCTTTGAACGAAGCTTTTAGACTTTTGGAGAAAGATTTTAGCTTCATAACTACAAATATAAACAGATATTTTAAAGATAGTGATGGAATGCTGAGTCTAGATGCGGGAGGTTTTGTAAAATGCTTAGAGTACGCAAGCGGTAAGGTTGCAAAAGTTTTAGGTAAACCAAATTGCGAATTTTTCTCTTTGGCTATTAAAAGTATGGGAGTTGAAAAGAACGAAGTTTTAATGGTCGGTGACGATATTGAAGGAGATATTTTGGGAGCAAAGGCTTGCTGGCTTAAGACTGTAATGGTAAAGAGTGGAAAATTCAAAAAGGAGGACCTCTTAAAAGGAAAACCTGATTTTTTGATAGATAGTATCAAAGATTTACCAAAACTTTTAAAGGAGATTTGA
- a CDS encoding transposase, with protein MKKRFSEEKVVKILQEVQKADTQREVIRKYNISEQTFYKWKCMYGGMSVSEVKRLKELEKENAKLKKLLSEQLLVNEALKEITEKKW; from the coding sequence ATGAAGAAAAGATTCAGTGAAGAGAAGGTTGTAAAAATATTACAAGAGGTTCAAAAAGCGGATACCCAAAGAGAAGTTATTCGCAAATATAATATAAGTGAGCAGACATTTTACAAATGGAAATGTATGTATGGCGGGATGAGCGTAAGTGAGGTAAAAAGACTCAAAGAACTTGAAAAAGAGAATGCCAAGCTCAAAAAACTTCTATCAGAGCAACTACTGGTTAACGAAGCGCTCAAGGAAATAACAGAAAAAAAGTGGTAA
- a CDS encoding putative bifunctional diguanylate cyclase/phosphodiesterase, translating into MLQNIIFKKNSIHLKLYTVLGIMSLIILSEGVASLYLAKQMQERIDSIFTQEIVSLELLSDLKGALYRIRDRTLRLVDAEPEQELLHHQEIIKKQLKRITEKIDLYDNTRLSEKERQLLQQFKENLTQYVQIIQKKIYPLVKTTNLSSKKREKLINDLLYHIALKEFRETRAALNQLLDYQIQRAHLRQQHSQNLYFKQKTIIIAALVFLGAIVILLIKSLIQSIVSPLHKINEALQKIANDDLDARIMISTDDEFSLIAEEINRNIMRLQQTLKNLDNLSKYDILTKLPNRKYFQDFLNKTIKEYNQKSVKFALILIDLDNFKFINDNFGHPAGDKLLKIVATRLHNTLRKKDFVARLGGDEFGVIIKDVKNPIYVGNIANKIIDFLQEPIKIDDTIVYITASLGIFVPTDEKTDPKKALSYADIAMYKAKRNGKNSYRFFDDSMFEELKCLQLLEHDIRQAIENNEFVPYFQAIIDLKTENIVGYETLLRWKKEDKTLPPSYFIHILESKGYIVEVTYQIIEKVFQFITHNRYRGFVTINLSLLQFYDRNFLNFLHEMQKKYPEISSNQIIFELTETIFAENISIIQEMMLLIEKEGYRFALDDFGTGYSSLFYIKDYNLDTIKIDKSFIQNIFSDQKLRKLLDVIISMSDSLKIPLVIEGVEDQKTIDYLKQYINYQIKIQGYYYFPPLPMEEIEAMIKTR; encoded by the coding sequence ATGCTACAAAATATTATATTTAAAAAAAATTCAATACATCTGAAACTCTATACTGTTTTAGGAATAATGAGTTTGATCATATTAAGCGAAGGAGTTGCGTCTTTATATTTAGCCAAACAGATGCAGGAGCGAATTGATAGTATTTTTACTCAAGAAATTGTCTCTCTTGAACTGTTAAGCGATCTAAAAGGTGCTCTTTATAGAATTCGCGATAGGACATTGCGGCTTGTTGATGCAGAGCCAGAACAAGAATTGTTACATCACCAAGAAATAATTAAAAAACAGTTAAAAAGGATTACTGAAAAGATTGATCTATATGATAATACACGATTATCGGAAAAAGAGAGGCAACTATTGCAGCAATTTAAAGAAAATTTAACTCAATATGTTCAAATCATTCAAAAAAAAATTTATCCTTTGGTAAAAACCACCAATCTATCTTCAAAAAAGAGAGAAAAACTTATAAATGATCTTTTATATCACATAGCACTAAAAGAGTTTCGTGAAACAAGAGCTGCTTTAAATCAACTTTTAGATTATCAGATTCAACGTGCGCATTTGCGGCAACAACACAGCCAAAATTTATATTTTAAACAAAAGACAATAATCATAGCCGCTCTCGTTTTTTTAGGTGCAATAGTAATACTTTTAATAAAAAGCCTCATTCAATCCATTGTATCTCCTCTTCATAAAATCAATGAAGCGCTGCAAAAGATAGCAAACGATGATTTGGATGCGAGAATTATGATCAGTACTGACGATGAGTTTTCTTTAATTGCTGAAGAGATCAATAGAAACATTATGCGTTTACAACAGACACTAAAAAATCTTGATAATCTTAGTAAATATGATATATTGACAAAACTACCAAACCGGAAATATTTTCAAGACTTTTTAAATAAAACTATCAAAGAATATAATCAAAAATCAGTCAAATTTGCTTTAATTCTTATTGATTTAGACAATTTTAAATTTATCAATGATAATTTTGGACATCCTGCTGGAGATAAACTGCTAAAAATTGTTGCAACCAGACTTCACAATACACTAAGAAAAAAAGATTTTGTAGCAAGATTAGGTGGGGACGAATTTGGCGTTATTATAAAAGATGTAAAAAATCCTATATATGTTGGAAATATCGCAAATAAAATCATTGATTTCTTACAAGAGCCAATAAAAATTGATGATACTATCGTATATATTACTGCTTCTTTGGGTATTTTTGTACCTACTGATGAAAAAACAGATCCTAAGAAAGCTTTATCCTATGCCGATATTGCCATGTATAAAGCAAAGAGGAACGGAAAAAATAGTTACAGATTTTTTGATGATTCAATGTTTGAAGAGTTAAAATGTTTACAATTACTTGAACATGACATTCGTCAGGCTATAGAAAATAATGAATTTGTTCCCTATTTTCAAGCGATAATCGATCTAAAAACGGAAAATATTGTAGGATATGAAACACTGCTTCGGTGGAAAAAAGAAGACAAAACTTTGCCCCCCTCTTACTTTATCCATATTTTAGAAAGCAAAGGATATATCGTAGAGGTTACATATCAGATCATAGAAAAGGTTTTTCAGTTTATTACTCATAATAGATATAGAGGTTTTGTTACGATCAACCTCTCTTTACTGCAATTTTATGATAGAAATTTTTTAAATTTTTTGCATGAGATGCAAAAAAAATATCCAGAAATTTCATCAAATCAAATCATTTTTGAACTAACGGAGACTATATTTGCCGAAAATATATCTATTATACAAGAAATGATGCTACTTATTGAAAAAGAGGGATATAGATTTGCACTTGATGATTTTGGGACAGGATATTCATCGCTATTTTATATCAAAGATTATAATTTAGATACGATCAAAATCGATAAATCCTTTATACAAAATATTTTTTCCGATCAAAAATTAAGAAAACTTCTGGATGTAATTATCTCTATGTCAGATTCATTGAAGATACCGTTGGTTATAGAAGGTGTTGAAGATCAAAAGACTATTGATTACTTAAAGCAATACATAAATTATCAAATAAAAATCCAAGGATACTACTATTTTCCTCCTCTACCTATGGAAGAGATTGAAGCAATGATAAAAACCAGATAA
- a CDS encoding methyl-accepting chemotaxis protein, which translates to MQNISIKKVLMAIPAILIVVFVILYFTIASSIDSIQDKSQKASLANKIIKLMLEARVAEKNYIRRKDEKYAKEVLKLIDHNIKIAKHLQSSFTQKENQKLVERAIQRLLEYKKLFYRYAQIRDEAIKKEQKLVDLANRVEESARKIEIIQNGQRDRVIRSHKASAQEIIDEVEEAALSNKIIMSLMRIRIAEKNYLRRKNDEYVKTILSKIEKINQLAIQLRTSLDSAKNKKMVDSLTSALKNYKKTLMELIELRNSMNSISSQMKNAARKTIDTLVRLREDQKKEKEAMIQALKIKLTIIFVAVGLIISALLIFVALMIGKNLDNIKRAAQNLAGGEGDLTKRIDIEGKNEIAQVAFYINKFIEKVKSAINEAKNVSNEASSISNELSATSLEIGKRVEDESSLVKIIDSNAKNTAKDAAFVESKVREMTEISENSYQALNDAVEHINTLVEKIKYTSIKEGKLSNQMKKLQESAFAIKDILKLIGDIAEQTNLLSLNASIEASRAGEHGKGFTVVAEEVRKLAEKTQKNLDEINKTIINITSAIEKTSKHMQNNANEVMQTVKIANIVETNIGNVIRLMEDSTEKAKESSISVDNLKEKVAEIAQKINQLNEVSMSNARSVEEIASAAEHLNNIIEKLDSHLFKFKS; encoded by the coding sequence ATGCAAAATATTTCTATAAAAAAGGTGTTAATGGCTATTCCGGCCATCTTGATCGTCGTTTTTGTGATTTTATATTTCACCATTGCATCTAGTATAGATAGTATCCAGGATAAAAGCCAAAAAGCCTCGCTTGCCAACAAGATCATCAAACTGATGCTTGAAGCAAGAGTGGCAGAAAAAAACTATATACGAAGAAAAGATGAAAAATACGCTAAGGAAGTTTTGAAACTCATTGATCACAATATAAAAATAGCAAAACATCTACAATCAAGTTTTACCCAAAAAGAGAACCAAAAGCTTGTAGAAAGAGCCATTCAAAGGCTTTTGGAATATAAAAAACTTTTTTATAGATATGCCCAAATCCGAGATGAAGCTATTAAAAAAGAACAAAAATTGGTTGACTTAGCAAACAGGGTCGAAGAGAGCGCCAGAAAAATTGAAATCATACAAAATGGTCAAAGAGATAGGGTAATACGCTCTCATAAAGCTTCTGCTCAAGAAATTATTGATGAAGTAGAGGAAGCAGCGCTTTCCAATAAGATCATTATGAGCTTAATGCGAATCAGAATAGCTGAAAAAAACTATCTGCGTAGAAAGAACGACGAATATGTCAAAACAATTCTTTCAAAAATCGAAAAAATCAACCAGTTAGCTATTCAACTAAGAACTTCGCTGGATAGTGCAAAAAACAAGAAAATGGTAGATTCATTGACATCAGCTTTAAAAAATTATAAGAAAACTTTGATGGAACTGATTGAACTAAGAAACTCCATGAATAGCATATCTTCTCAAATGAAAAATGCCGCAAGAAAAACCATAGATACACTTGTACGTTTACGGGAAGATCAGAAAAAAGAGAAAGAGGCAATGATCCAAGCATTAAAGATCAAACTTACGATTATTTTCGTTGCAGTAGGTTTAATTATAAGTGCTCTTCTTATATTTGTAGCTTTAATGATCGGTAAAAACCTAGACAATATTAAAAGAGCAGCACAAAACTTGGCCGGTGGAGAGGGAGATCTTACGAAAAGAATCGATATAGAGGGAAAAAATGAGATTGCCCAAGTAGCATTTTATATCAATAAATTTATAGAAAAAGTTAAAAGTGCAATTAATGAAGCAAAAAATGTAAGCAATGAAGCCTCTTCTATTTCTAATGAACTCTCAGCTACGTCTTTGGAAATAGGTAAAAGAGTGGAAGATGAATCCTCTTTGGTCAAAATTATCGATTCTAATGCAAAAAATACGGCAAAAGATGCAGCTTTCGTTGAGAGTAAAGTTCGTGAAATGACAGAAATCTCTGAAAATTCATATCAAGCTCTCAATGATGCCGTAGAACATATCAACACTCTTGTAGAAAAAATCAAATATACAAGTATTAAAGAAGGAAAACTTTCCAATCAAATGAAAAAGTTACAAGAAAGCGCTTTTGCAATTAAAGATATTTTAAAACTTATCGGGGATATTGCCGAACAGACAAATCTACTTTCACTCAACGCTTCCATCGAAGCTTCTCGTGCAGGAGAACATGGAAAAGGTTTTACTGTGGTGGCTGAAGAGGTCAGAAAATTAGCAGAAAAAACGCAAAAAAATTTAGATGAGATCAATAAAACGATCATTAACATAACTTCTGCTATTGAAAAAACAAGCAAACATATGCAAAATAACGCTAATGAGGTAATGCAAACCGTTAAAATAGCTAATATTGTAGAAACAAATATTGGTAATGTGATTCGTTTGATGGAAGATTCAACAGAAAAAGCGAAAGAGAGTTCAATTTCTGTGGATAATCTCAAAGAAAAAGTTGCTGAAATTGCACAAAAAATCAACCAACTCAACGAAGTATCTATGTCAAATGCCAGAAGTGTAGAGGAGATAGCCTCAGCAGCTGAACATTTAAATAATATTATTGAAAAACTTGATTCTCATCTTTTCAAATTTAAAAGTTGA
- the istA gene encoding IS21 family transposase, whose product MISYEEFVMIHTLKKQGYSIRGISRITGLDRRTISKRLKEESLKPRKKVVYKSKLDTFKSYIEKRVKEALPDKIPSTVIYREILDMGYEGKGRVVQSFVSDLYKKFMPLKEESIVRFETLPGEQAQVDWTVIKGGKNPIYAFIMILGYSRYTYVCFTDNMRYETFEDCHKKAYSYFGGIPKNILYDNLKSVVIKRNAYGAGKHKFNEKFLDFSRDYGFNPLLCKPYRAKTKGKVERYIGYLKRNFYIPLKAKLKNSSLVIDCKLLNSQIFSWLEITSNRVHSTLKQKPRELFEIEKKALLPLVKTAEPRSSLMIHTKSNSTNKKVFVSIDKNNNFFRKTEYSKEDNKLYLKILDDKVKIEPQTSLKDYEDLLQEAVNE is encoded by the coding sequence ATGATAAGCTATGAGGAGTTTGTAATGATACACACTTTAAAAAAGCAGGGGTACAGCATAAGGGGGATATCGAGAATTACCGGTTTAGATAGAAGAACAATTTCAAAAAGACTCAAGGAAGAGAGTTTGAAACCAAGGAAAAAAGTTGTTTACAAATCGAAGCTCGATACTTTTAAATCGTATATTGAAAAAAGAGTAAAAGAGGCTTTGCCAGATAAAATCCCTTCCACTGTTATTTACAGGGAGATTTTGGATATGGGATATGAAGGAAAAGGAAGAGTTGTTCAAAGCTTTGTAAGTGATTTATATAAAAAGTTTATGCCTTTAAAAGAGGAGAGTATTGTAAGATTTGAGACTTTGCCTGGTGAGCAAGCTCAAGTTGACTGGACAGTTATAAAAGGCGGCAAAAATCCAATATATGCATTTATAATGATACTTGGATACAGCAGATATACATACGTCTGTTTTACGGACAATATGAGATATGAGACATTTGAAGATTGCCATAAAAAAGCATATTCTTACTTTGGCGGAATACCTAAAAATATACTTTATGATAACCTAAAAAGTGTTGTAATAAAAAGAAACGCATATGGAGCAGGAAAACACAAATTTAATGAAAAGTTTCTTGATTTTTCACGAGACTACGGTTTCAATCCACTTCTATGCAAACCATATAGAGCTAAAACGAAAGGGAAAGTTGAAAGATATATAGGATATTTGAAAAGAAACTTCTATATACCCTTAAAAGCAAAGCTGAAAAATTCTTCTCTTGTCATCGATTGTAAGCTTTTAAATTCACAAATATTTAGCTGGCTTGAGATTACAAGTAATAGAGTACATTCTACACTGAAGCAAAAACCGAGAGAACTGTTTGAAATAGAAAAGAAGGCTCTGCTGCCACTTGTAAAAACAGCAGAGCCGAGGAGTTCATTAATGATACATACGAAAAGTAATTCTACAAACAAAAAGGTTTTTGTGTCAATAGATAAAAACAACAACTTTTTTAGAAAAACCGAATATTCAAAAGAGGATAATAAACTTTATTTAAAAATATTGGATGATAAAGTAAAAATAGAACCACAAACCTCTTTGAAAGATTATGAGGATTTGTTACAGGAAGCTGTAAATGAGTAG
- a CDS encoding chemotaxis protein CheB, which yields MQEKVPTKLILIWALTGGPGLIGKIISSLCPPKKESFVIALHMDPLGISSYANRLSGFCGFTVDLVTEDYYADLLQKVGPITELVIDLSFCPLAALSLLHT from the coding sequence TTGCAAGAAAAAGTACCTACAAAACTTATCCTAATTTGGGCTTTAACGGGTGGACCGGGACTCATTGGAAAAATTATCAGCTCTCTTTGTCCACCAAAAAAAGAGAGTTTTGTCATTGCTTTACATATGGATCCCTTGGGAATTTCTTCATATGCAAATAGACTATCTGGATTTTGTGGTTTCACAGTTGATCTAGTGACGGAAGATTATTACGCTGACCTGCTCCAAAAAGTGGGTCCAATTACAGAGTTAGTAATTGATTTAAGCTTTTGTCCATTGGCAGCTCTATCACTACTCCATACATGA
- a CDS encoding arsenate reductase family protein, whose amino-acid sequence MRVYGIKTCGSVKKALKFLKDIGVEFEFIDFKKESVGCDKIDEWLKKVDINTLFNSRGTKYRQLKLKELNLDDEGKREWLCKENLLIKRPVIELDNGEVLVGFDEEVYREVFSGA is encoded by the coding sequence ATGAGAGTTTACGGGATAAAAACTTGTGGTAGCGTAAAAAAAGCTTTAAAATTTTTAAAAGACATAGGAGTCGAGTTTGAGTTTATTGACTTTAAAAAGGAATCTGTAGGGTGTGATAAAATAGATGAATGGCTAAAAAAGGTTGATATAAATACCTTATTTAACTCTCGTGGAACCAAATATAGACAGCTAAAACTAAAAGAGCTAAATCTGGATGATGAGGGAAAAAGAGAGTGGCTTTGTAAAGAGAACCTACTTATAAAAAGACCGGTAATCGAGCTTGATAACGGCGAAGTATTGGTAGGATTTGACGAAGAGGTATATAGGGAGGTGTTTAGTGGAGCTTAA
- the cmoB gene encoding tRNA 5-methoxyuridine(34)/uridine 5-oxyacetic acid(34) synthase CmoB, with amino-acid sequence MDIESIKKERKSWLKWKNIAPLRELLSILPDINVSKIELEDVVKIEGEVTKQQREYISEVSLALRPWRKGPFDIFGTFIDSEWKSNIKYNLLKKHFHLKGKSVADIGCNNGYYMFRMLKEKPKEIVGFDPSPLFKTQFDFINRYVKSDIVYELLGVEHLPFYHKKFDVIFCLGVLYHRSDPIVMLKWLKQGLKRDGEVYLDTFYIEGEEPIALCPAKTYSKISNVHFVPTVAALKNWCEKAGFDSFEVLAKKPTTFEEQRKTKWILGESLEDFLDKDNPNLTVEGYPAPKRVYVRLKVGSS; translated from the coding sequence GTGGATATTGAAAGTATTAAAAAAGAAAGAAAATCTTGGCTTAAGTGGAAAAATATAGCTCCTCTAAGAGAATTACTTTCAATACTTCCCGATATTAATGTAAGCAAAATAGAACTCGAAGATGTTGTGAAAATAGAAGGTGAAGTTACAAAGCAGCAAAGAGAGTATATAAGTGAGGTTTCTTTAGCTCTAAGACCTTGGAGAAAAGGTCCTTTTGATATTTTTGGTACCTTTATAGATAGTGAATGGAAAAGTAATATCAAATATAACCTTTTAAAAAAACATTTTCATCTAAAAGGAAAGAGCGTAGCCGATATCGGCTGTAACAACGGATATTATATGTTTAGAATGTTAAAAGAAAAACCAAAAGAGATAGTCGGGTTTGATCCTTCTCCCCTATTTAAAACGCAGTTTGATTTTATCAATCGTTACGTAAAAAGCGATATTGTTTATGAGCTTTTAGGAGTAGAACATCTTCCTTTTTATCATAAAAAGTTCGACGTAATTTTTTGTTTGGGGGTTTTATATCACAGGAGCGATCCTATAGTGATGCTTAAGTGGCTAAAACAGGGTCTAAAAAGAGATGGAGAAGTCTATCTGGATACTTTTTATATTGAAGGAGAAGAACCTATAGCGTTATGTCCTGCTAAAACATACTCAAAAATTTCCAATGTGCATTTTGTTCCTACTGTTGCGGCTTTGAAAAACTGGTGCGAAAAAGCGGGATTTGATAGTTTTGAGGTTTTGGCTAAAAAACCTACTACATTTGAAGAACAGAGAAAAACTAAATGGATTTTAGGCGAGAGTTTAGAGGATTTTTTAGACAAAGATAATCCAAATTTGACTGTTGAAGGCTATCCTGCACCAAAAAGGGTATATGTAAGATTAAAAGTAGGTAGTTCTTAG
- a CDS encoding hotdog domain-containing protein, with protein sequence MELKTHKKIDSRFSGEVLELKEGYSKILLRTISEMAADEEGLVHGGFTFSAADFAAMCAVNEPYVVLTGADVKFLAPVKIGQEVLFEANVIENDGKKSKVEVVGRVGEKEVFKGIFKTYTLDKHVLDNR encoded by the coding sequence GTGGAGCTTAAAACTCATAAAAAGATAGATTCTCGCTTTAGCGGAGAGGTTTTGGAGTTAAAGGAGGGATATAGTAAGATTTTATTGAGAACGATTTCTGAGATGGCGGCCGACGAAGAGGGTTTGGTACATGGGGGTTTTACCTTTAGCGCAGCCGACTTTGCAGCGATGTGTGCAGTCAATGAGCCTTATGTGGTTTTAACGGGGGCTGATGTGAAGTTTTTAGCGCCTGTAAAAATTGGACAAGAGGTTTTGTTTGAAGCAAATGTGATAGAAAATGATGGCAAAAAATCAAAAGTTGAAGTTGTAGGCAGAGTAGGGGAAAAAGAGGTTTTCAAAGGAATTTTTAAAACTTATACTCTTGATAAACATGTACTTGATAATCGTTAG
- a CDS encoding response regulator transcription factor — MYVLCIEDDENIQKIIKDSLTREKIDVEFTDSIEESIYKLEIKRVYDVIILDRVLPDGDGIKLLQYINRKKIDIPCLIISILGDINYKIEGLQLGAYDYLPKPFDTRELIMKLKNIVKIKYNLATNIIRIDDVCLNIFSRNVYVGNKRVRLTPQEFKILKLLMVNKNRIIGKSEIVERLIENEGKNIESNLVDVLIYRLRKKLGKKDFIQNIKRVGYVINDI, encoded by the coding sequence ATGTATGTTTTATGTATTGAAGATGATGAAAATATTCAAAAAATTATTAAAGATAGTCTTACACGTGAAAAAATCGATGTAGAATTCACAGACTCAATTGAAGAAAGCATATACAAACTTGAAATAAAGAGAGTGTATGATGTAATCATACTTGATAGAGTCTTGCCTGATGGTGATGGTATCAAACTTCTTCAATACATAAATCGGAAAAAAATTGATATTCCATGTTTAATCATTAGTATTTTAGGAGACATTAATTATAAAATTGAAGGATTACAATTAGGAGCATATGATTATCTTCCAAAGCCTTTTGATACAAGAGAACTTATAATGAAACTTAAAAATATTGTCAAAATAAAATATAATTTAGCGACAAATATTATTCGTATTGATGATGTATGTTTAAATATTTTTTCAAGAAATGTTTATGTAGGAAATAAAAGAGTAAGACTAACTCCTCAAGAGTTTAAAATCTTGAAGTTACTGATGGTTAATAAAAATAGGATTATAGGAAAGTCTGAAATTGTAGAACGATTAATAGAAAATGAAGGAAAAAATATTGAGTCTAATCTTGTTGATGTTTTAATTTATAGATTAAGAAAAAAACTTGGAAAAAAAGATTTTATTCAAAATATCAAAAGAGTCGGATATGTTATCAATGATATATGA